A region from the Dromaius novaehollandiae isolate bDroNov1 unplaced genomic scaffold, bDroNov1.hap1 HAP1_SCAFFOLD_238, whole genome shotgun sequence genome encodes:
- the LOC135325600 gene encoding uncharacterized protein LOC135325600, producing MGDEDFPSPLDPGYEAQRLPGGIPAGSGLPASQLDPVSEPQEHARNVAAGDGNAASQLDAHVESVGNRTGPRQRKYEAQRGKLAEKYSKLLQKILKDLERAADVPQVTEASAASQGLEPLLESQGDLRGLGGDKDAKAADHKALQMYYLVLPAAVLGSMLFVIVLSCIVTSRLRKRKQEAVPANPAAASNREESSTEEGRAKAGSKREKDELALENENFNNSSRRLLVPIPNRIKKLLG from the exons atgGGTGATGAagattttccttctcctctggacCCTGGATATGAGGCTCAGAGACTTcctggag gcatTCCTGCAGGCAGtggccttccagcttcccagctggatcctgtttctgagcctcaggagcatgccagga ATGTGGCCGCAGGTGATGGcaatgcagcttctcagctggatgcccATGTAGAGTCTGTGGGGAATCGTACAG gtcctcggcagaggaagtacgaggcccagagaggaaagttggctgagaaatattctaaactccttcagaaaatcttgaaggacttggaaagagcagctg atgtccctcaagtcactgaagcttctgcagcttctcaggggctggagcctctgcttgagtctcagggagatctcaggg gtcttggtggtgACAAAGATGCAAAGGCCGCAGATCATAAAGCCCTACAGATGTACTATTTGGTCCTCCCTGCCGCAGTCTTGGGTTCCATGCTGTTTGTCATAGTGCTGAGCTGTATAGTTACTTcccggctgaggaagagaaaaca agaagcggtaccagctaaccctgccgctgcctccaacagagaggagtcaagcacagaggaaggcagagcaaaggcagggagcaaaagagaaaaggatgagcttgccctggaaaatgaaaatttcaacaacAGCTCCAGGCGACTCCTGGTGCCTAtcccaaacagaataaaaaaattgttGGGCTAA